One genomic segment of Pseudorasbora parva isolate DD20220531a chromosome 6, ASM2467924v1, whole genome shotgun sequence includes these proteins:
- the LOC137079445 gene encoding serine/threonine-protein kinase pim-1-like, translating into MPVRKRRRMDSFEKLPSLHWNWSSSSDQDNTAIYERHTEDQSSLQDSACAHHGPQDSLSSGLEVLPPAGQQVETLPVSPAPGHNNSRVDGTPEGNILSRYEIGRMLGEGGYGSVFEGKRLEDGLEVAVKIARKPKDMKYIHIAGHPAPLPLEVGLLILVNNGPKVPEIIELLDWQDQPDQYILVLERPSPCKDLWDFLNFHDGTLNEDTARFIMTQTTMAAHVCCRRGVFHRDIKLENLLINTETYEVKLIDFGCGDLLQESGYEKFRGTVDYRPPEYRTEGKYHGKPATVWSLGVLLFLLVCGRFPERRDRRMIDDNTWSMPGLSNECCHLIRSLLQESPRQRIDLREILQHEWFKDTE; encoded by the exons ATGCCAGTGAGAAAGAGGAGGAGGATGGATAGTTTTGAGAAGCTGCCGTCTCTTCACTGGAACTGGAGCAGCAGCTCAGACCAAGATAACACTGCGATATATGAGAGACACACTGAGG ATCAGAGTTCTCTACAGGACAGTGCCTGTGCTCATCATGGTCCTCAGGACTCTCTCTCCAGTGGTCTTGAAGTCCTTCCTCCTGCAGGTCAGCAGGTTGAAACCCTTCCAGTCAGTCCAGCACCAGGTCACAACAACAGCAGAGTGGACGGGACACCGGAGG GCAACATTTTGAGCCGGTATGAAATCGGCAGGATGCTTGGTGAGGGAGGATACGGCTCTGTTTTTGAGGGAAAACGCTTGGAGGATGGCCTTGAG GTGGCAGTGAAAATTGCCAGAAAGCCAAAGGACATGAAATACATCCACATT GCTGGTCATCCCGCACCGCTCCCATTAGAGGTCGGCCTGTTAATCCTCGTTAATAATGGCCCCAAAGTTCCAGAGATCATTGAGCTGCTGGACTGGCAGGACCAGCCTGACCAGTATATCCTGGTCTTGGAGCGTCCCTCACCCTGCAAAGATCTGTGGGATTTTCTCAACTTTCACGATGGCACCCTCAACGAGGACACGGCGCGGTTTATCATGACGCAGACAACAATGGCTGCTCACGTGTGCTGTCGCCGTGGAGTTTTTCACCGGGACATTAAGTTGGAGAACCTGCTGATCAACACAGAAACATATGAGGTCAAACTGATTGACTTTGGATGTGGGGATCTCCTGCAGGAATCTGGCTATGAAAAATTCAGAG GCACTGTAGACTACCGCCCACCTGAGTACCGCACAGAGGGAAAGTATCACGGGAAACCAGCTACTGTGTGGTCTCTAGGAGTGCTCTTATTCCTGTTGGTGTGTGGACGCTTCCCAGAACGCAGAGACAGACGAATGATTGATGACAACACCTGGTCTATGCCTGGCTTATCAAACG aatgctgccaCCTGATTCGATCCCTCCTGCAGGAAAGCCCAAGACAACGGATTGATTTGAGGGAAATCCTTCAACATGAGTGGTTTAAG GACACAGAATAA